ATTATTGCCCTACAATCTAAATGTCTGTTGTATTAATTTTGTCCAAGAATGGACAGGAAAGAGTTAAACTGCAGGATGTGGAATCAGTTTCACTCAGCGGGAGTGACTGTCAGGATTCTCGTCTCTATTTGATTCAAATGAACGAATCAATTAAAAGAACAACTCAAATCGTTACGAAATATGCGTTGTGTTTTTGTGCCTTAAGATTGCCTTGATAATGTTCAAACAAGAGTATTATTTAAACAGGATACCGCGTTTTAAATCACACGCGAACTCCATCGGGATTCATTCGGGAGTCGTGATTCCCGAGTCAGCAAAAGAGTCGTTCAGACATTCAGCATCTGCTCGCTGCGATCGTGCTGTTCTGCCGCTTGAGATCTCCGCTGCTCCAGGTGTGTTTTTAAGTGAAATCATTTATTGATCAAATACACAGAGATGATTTTAAATCTTCCTTTGTGGCCCGTTTTGCTGTATTGTTTGTCGATGTTTACGGTTTTCTTTATGCTGTGCGAATCATTTCATGAGTGCAACTGTAATGTatatactgtagctttgtaATGCAATGTAACAAAAGTATGTATATTTAAGCTGTGTTTTTGATTACTCAATTATTTGTGTCCTAAACTGTTTGCACGACTTTTAAAGAGTCAGATCTGTGTTTGCATGActaatacacatatataatgtCTATATGAGTGTTTGTGTGCTGTTAGAGGAGGATGATGACTGTCTGCTTCATGTCTGGGCTTGACATCAGCTCGACCCCCAAACCCGCAGCAGTTTTATGGAGCTCTTTGTCTGAACTCTGTTGTTCCCTTTGAAGTGTGTTTTATGGGCTCCTAAGACTCTGCTGTGCTTCATTTGTTCAGATGTTTGATGGTTCTGGTGTCTCAGATTGTGAATGAATGATGTTCTTCTGCAGGATGTCAGTCAGGCGGTGTCTGTCGGTGTTTCTCATGTTGTTTGTGGCTCTCAGCGCTGAACAAGAGGAGAATGAAGTTCTGAAATACAGCGACACACAGCACACCACAGACCAGGTCAGATTTAGGGTGGATTTCACCTCTTTTATATGCAttacactgtttatttttacaacattcacctaaaaaaataatgcattattgaCCTTTTATACACaatttttattgatttcatgacaattaaccatatatatatatctgtagtTCTCTATTATTACAGTAGTTAAAAGGTCCTGACACAAAGATCttgtttttatattcaaattagaattaattaaattcagaACTATAAATACGACTGTTATgcatacttaaaatataattatttttaatattttattatttcagtttttttaaatattttatttattaacaattaaaatatttattaataatttattttccataACAGTAATGACAATTTGGGAATACATTTCatggttttgttattttagtatgattGAGGtagtattatagttttaattaatattgtgaatgtttatttttatattttgattttaattttaggtcaatttttaataattctgttgtctgtttttgacatttttgttagtttttatgtctatgtagattttattattatttttattattaattataattattaatttttagtatttttaatgttttagttattttagtaaaccaaatgaaaatgcaaaatgtggCCTTGGCGGATAgctgaattaaaatgttttttaatatgtattttattttagtttaattattgtttatttcaagtaacaaaaattgttttatgcttttagtttttctttaattaatgtCCTTGAATGTGTCTTTGCATTTAGATTGAAGTTACATTCTCTACTGGCAACTTGAGCGATACGACATACAAACCTCCATTACCaggtcaaacacacacacacacacacacttatgaGAAGGTCTTCTCACTTTATTAGTAAGGATATTTGACCCTGACAAGAACAGACAAATCTGTAAATAAAGTCTGTAATTAAAGTTTGAGATCTTAAAAGTAAGAATATTCATTAGTAAATAATAAACTGTTATATTAAAtgtacttttgccatctttCAGATGTTGACGAGTGTCATCAGGGCGACCCGGGACCTTGCGGTTACCATGCCAACTGCACAAACACACCTGGATCTTACCTGTGCAGCTGTTTCCGTGGTTACCTTATGAGTGCGGAAGGATGTACAGGTGTGCAAAAAAAACTCAACAAAAGTACATGTAAACATGTTAGCTGGCTTTAAATTTCTCAGCTTGATTCttcaaataaaagtgaaaatgaacTATGAACAGCAGATATGGTacaaatattagtaatatttatttattaataatattagtaataattttagtaaaaaaatttgctaaaatatgctcaccctcaggtcatccaagatgtagatgagtttgtttgttcatcagatttggagaaatgtagctttccatcacttgctcaccaatggatcctctacagtgaatgggtgccgtcagaatgagagtccaaacagctgataaatcCACACCAGTCCAgaccatcagttaacatcttgagaggacaaaagctgtgtgtttgtaagaaacaaatccaatattaagatgttttttttaactaaaataggagtccataatccatattAACCCTTCCTCCACtaaaaaagtggtctggtctgaatcaggagagaaatcttcacagatcaagcaccaagccaaaacagctctaaacaaatatgtggctggattttgatgttaaaaacaacaggagatggaATTATTATGGattcaatgtattttagttaaaaacatcttaatgatggatttgtttcagcttttgtcttctcaagatgttaactgacagactggagtggtgtggattacttgtggattattgtttttatcagctgtttggactctcattctgacggcacccattcgctgcagaggatccattggtgagcaagtgatgcaatgactcatttctccaaatttgatgAACAAACAATCTCATCTGTAGTTTTCAGCTAGGTTTATGAGTTGTAAACACTGTGGATGTGCTAATTGTcttgtgttgttgttattgtgtgtTGTAGATGTAGATGAGTGTGCGTTAGCTGCAGTGACGGGTCTGCAGGCGTGTGGAAGTGGAGCCGTGTGTACAAACACACCTGGATCTTTCACCTGCTCGTGTCCGCCGGGATTCGTGCTGGCGCTCGATTTACACAACTGTGTCGGTGCGTTCAGCATGTGTatgtttctttgtgtgtgttacATTTAGGGATGGCCaaattaattaaaggagaagtccacttccaaaacaaagatactcaaaaaacataatttctttacaactgaagaaagagggacatgaacatcttggatgacaagggggtgagtacattatatgtgcatctttgttttggaagtggacttctcctttaattagcCGTCCAGCCAGGattattttactataatttttttagtaattttttgaattagttttatattttctgtattattattcaTCAGTGCacgtttagattttttaatttttattttattaataattaatttttttattttctgttttcattttagttgatttttctcttattttaatgtatctttaatatatatttatttatttaaggttttgttttcattgttttattatattttatatttttgttttgattttaaagttggcatgaaatgaaaattcacacaATTGTCACAATCTTCATCATTATTTTTCATCTGTGCATATGTTtcaattgtttaaataaacagcttttataatgtttaatctaaatatagaaaatgcaaaagaaataaTCTGTTACTATTTCTTTACATTAAAGTGttcattgtcttttttattaggtttttaaGTTCTTcaggagacactgcaggcaaaaacacatttttcatgcacctgtcaagtttgagattttgagctttttggtttttcataaagtgttttttttttcagatttcataaagtgttttttctttcagtggaaagaaaacatctagaagacactgttaagtgtttcttttatagcactttatctgtttgtgtcaatagatttcaattacactgcatgtttttaaaggccgtttttcctcctacactgagccataaatctccacttcagcagcacttacacacaccaaacttacatttttattcctgtctatatcctgaaggtttttacagagggattagTTCacatataatttgcttgattttatacaacattttattcccccaaaaaactgtaaaaatatattgtttcctGCCTGCTCTAACAAAGTGACAACAATGAGATACCCAAAATTCcctttgtaaaaacatttacctCTAATATGTCCAAAAAATTCAACAAGAAATTAAAGACTTCATCtactgtttagatttttttttactagaaatgtatggaaattagcacatatttaattaaataattcccctaatttgcataattaaaccaaaaaaatttggcaaacttgtaatacaaaaaatattcgCAATTATCAATGTAACCAATCAACTGGGCTAGTAAGTCGATAActattagttgttttttttttatttattttttttttaccctattcacttGCAGTGTCTCGCCTTATTAAATATCTATGACAGTCTTGGTAACTAgtgtaaagtgttttttaaatattttattgtattttaaatgatgttttattttatttcaagtaacacatttttcttttacatttttaattgtagttaactataataaccatgCATACAACGACCAACTAGTCAATTAGCATGTACagatattattttgttgaatatCTGTCAGTTCCTAACGAGTGAGTTGATTATGGAAAAGTTCAGTGGTGGTGTGAATATCAGCTGAATGTTTAAACACTGTTCTGTGTCTCCGCAGACGTGGATGAGTGTAATTTCGAGGAGAGCTGCCGGAGGGAACTGggtaatgtgtgtgtgaatacagACGGCAGCTACACGTGTGTGTGTCAGACTGGATTCAGAGAGGACAGAGCTGCTTGTCTCGGTAcgagtctgtctgtctgtgatcTTTGCAATCTGTATATTCAGACGTTATGGTTAAGAGAAATCTTTTACGAATCTTAAAGTTTAAATGCATGTGTTAAGCagggttattttagtttttattaatatataattaatttataattaagtttttatcaataatttttcttttaatttttcaaaaaaaaaaaaatatatatatatatattttttaattgagttaaaatgatttgttgtgtcattttattagattttctAAAAGCCTATatggtttttatttaagtttttagttttagttattttagtgcatcTAGTTAATCTATGAAAATGAGTTTCTTTGGCAGCCTTTGAaaagaaataattaatttttaaaatattttatttcagttaaagtttcagttaaattgtttttttggtaGTTTTGGTTTCAGTTAACTTTTgttagaaatattttgaaatgtttttgtgtttttttttttttgttaatttgtgtgttttaaaaaacatttaaaaacatttttaaaaacatttattattttatgcctGTGATACATATTAATCACAAGTTTaaaaaatcaatacatttttataagtgttatttatttattttgacaaacaCTTTGATGAATGAATTCTTTATAGTACAATACAGTAACTTTATAACTTATATTTCAGTCTATTAGTGAGATTTTTCTtaattctcagaattttgttgacatgttttattttttacagcaaaattgtatattaaaaatatttaaaatttaaaatatggaaAGTTTGAATGCCACtttgaatgcatttttgattaattgaacATAAAGAAGTTAAAGCCTGTCATATCATAGAGTCAGTTGCATGTTGTTGTTCATGTGCATCTGCTGACTGCATTGTAAAGCTTTGGCTGTTGTTAACCAGCGGCTTGATTATATTCAcagcctgtctgtctgtctatctgtctttaACCTGTCTGTGTGTTTCTCAGGTGCTCAGTGTCCAGGTTTTCTTATATGTAAAGGTAGTTGCTGAACTCTCCTCCCCTCGCTGAAAGCTCACTTATGTTTCCTCATGACTTGCTACTGCATGCTAAATTTACCTGCATTACTTGATAGATGTAATGTGTGTTGTAAAAACTTTCAGAGTGTGTCATTTAACTAAAGAGAGATATAATGAACAGATGATAATGTTGTTGTCAGACGTGGACGAGTGTGTGGAGGAGCAGCACGTGTGTGCCGGTCGAGGCGAGTGTGAAAACACACTGGGCAGCTACAGGTGTGTGTGTAGGCGTGGTTACCGTGGCAATGGCACACACTGCACAGgtgagagaaacacacacacttccatCTAATGCAGAGTTTCCAAACTTTTATGAgggtttttgtttatataatatatgtgtgtgtatccaagcattttttttatcctttgcatgcatgcattttttttttattattgtttgtgtgcatgcattttctatcatttgcatgcatgcattttctattttttgcatGCATGCCTTTTTATCCTTTGCGTGCATGCATTTTCTGTCCTTTGCACGGATGTACTTTCTATCTTTTGCATGCATTTTCTATCCTTTGCATGAATGCACTTTCTATTTTTTGCTTGCATGCATTTTCTGTcatttgcatgcatgcattttttattattattgtttgcaTGCACACtttttgtgtatgtttattatatatatgtacagacacacacatacagtatacattttgaacatatttacatgtatttacatgcatatatttatattcatataatttatattatatataaatgtattatatatataaatgaaacatatttttcttaaatatatacatgcatgcgtgtgcatttatatatacataattaatatacagcacacacataaattatgtacacaaaatcttaattttggatgtgattaattgatttattaaaattaatatataaaatgtatgataatattataaaacatcaatcttgaaattattatttttattattaaattataaattatataaataatatctatctacaactaaaattacaatttaaaaaattgtttcttgcaataaaataaatgttaactgaaatgaaactaaaataaaaattaagaaaatctTGAAAAgctactaaaaataacaaaaacacagcaaaattttaacaaaaattaaaatgaaaatggaaaataaatcaataaaaactaattcagaCTATTCATAAAAGCTAAAAGCTACACTAACTCTGAATCTATTACTAATGTATTCACAAGACATAAATGAGTGTTTGTCCGGTGATCACGGCTGTGACGTTAACGCTCGCTGTGGGAACATCATTGGCTCGTATTTCTGCCAGTGTCTTCAGGGATACAGCGGAGATGGACACTCCTGCTACGGTCAGTCTGAGATCTGGATCCTTACAGTCTGAATGATgttgtgatgatgatgatgattatgatgatgttcatgtctgtggTTTGCTCAGATGTGGATGAATGCGCTCAAGACAATGGAATCTGTGAACACGAATGCATGAACCAGCCAGGGAAGTACAGCTGCGTCTGCAGCACTGGATACACAATCACTGCAGATCTGCACAACTGCACAGGTGTGAGACCTCAGTGTGATTCCCCTCAGCACCGTTTAGTTCAGTCAGACTTGCTTTCAAATCCACTCAGTTGAATTTACTTCAATGCGattctttttaaatgaattaattttatttgaggTTCATTCAGTTTTATTGGTTgcacatgtttgtgtgtgtttgtgtagatGTGGACGAGTGTGTCAGCAGTAATGACACGTGTGAACAGACCTGCACAAACACAGCGGGTTCGTTTCTCTGCTCGTGTCGAGGCGGGTATCAGCTGCACATCGATGGACGCAGCTGTGTGGGTCAGTGTGCTTTCAGCTCAAATTATGGCCAGTTAAAGAGTCTGTTTTCTGTTGTAGtggatttttttctcattcacagctctgtgtgtgttttgtagaCATAGATGAGTGTAAACTGCAGAATGGAGGCTGCTCTCATGAGTGCACAAACACACCAGGAGGTCACGAATGTCACTGTCCCTTCCCTCTGCTGCTGGACCACCGCAACACCACCTGCGTCAGTacgtaatgtgtgtgtgtgtgtgtgtaaaaatatttttattgttttgcattaataattttaataagtaactctttcattcttttatttgaaaatcctgtttttttaatccattgcatgcattttcctttaaatgcaattcCTTGGATGCATGCATTTTCTATCCTTTGCATGGATGCATTTTCTATCTTTTCCTTGTATGGATTTTCTATcttttgcatgcatgcattttttttaaaatcatttgcatgcatgcattttatatCTTTTACATGCATGCACTTTTTATCTTTTGCTTGCATgcattttctaatttttatgcatgcattttCTATCTTTTGCACGCATTCATTTTTTACCATTTGCATGGAtgcattttttatcttttacatGCATGCACTTTCTATCTTTTGCTTGCATGCATTTTATCCTTTGTgtgcatgcatttttatatcttgcatgCATGTATTTTCTATCCTTTGCATGGATGcattttctatcttttgctTACATGGACCTTCTATtctttgcatgcatgcattttctATTATTTGCACGCATGCATTTTTTACcatttgcatgcatgcattttctATCTTTTGCATGCATGCCTGCCATTTTATCCTTTGTGTacatgcttttttatattttgcatgtaTGCTTTTTCTATCATTTGCGTGCATGCGTTTTTTATCCTTTGCATGCATTTTCTGTCTTTTACATACACGcatttaatatcttttaaatgCATGCACTTTCTGTCTTTTGCTTACATGCATTTTCTATCTTTTTCATGCATGCCTTTTTTATCCTTGTTGTACATGCATTTTCTATCTTTTGCATCCATGCATTTTCTATCCTTGGCATGCATAAGTTTTGTATGCAGGCATTGTCCATTGGTCTaatgcatgcattttatatcagtttaatgcatacatttttcGTGATAacgcatgcatgtgtgtgcaccTCTGTTTTGGTAGATGTGACCTCATGTGCCTTGAGGAACGGTGGATGTGATCATATCTGTTCACTGGGTGCTGAAGGTCGCATCCACTGCACCTGCAGAGCAGGGTGGGAGCTCAGCACAGACCAAAGAACCTGTATcggtaaaacacaaaaaaaactattgacTGGTTCTTATTATCCAATACCACACACAGAGTTTTTTAGAAATGTGATCCACATGAATTGCCCAAATCTGAGAAATATGGTTTTGTGTGATTGTATATCAACTGATTATCAACGAAAGTGTTAATATGAAAagtaattagtattattattaaacattaagtaACTTCTTCCTCATTCCCTCTCTGCAGATGTGGACGAATGTGTGAGTTTTAACGGCGGCTGTGAGCAGGTGTGTGTGAATCACGCTGGCGGATTTAATTGCAGCTGTCGCTCGGGCTTTGAGTCGCGTAAAGACGACCCATCAAAATGCCAACGTGAGTCACGGCTGTTCATACACACTGACACAATGACACATAAATGACCAGAACACCTTCCTTCACAACCATACGTTATTTTCCAGCACTGTGTGATCCTGCCTGTCTGAACTCTGGAGTGTGTGTCGCTCCGAACACCTGCGATTGTCCGGCGGGATATCCTGGACCTGGATGCTCGGGTAATATGTTATGTGATTGAGTTTAAAGCAGAATGCGACAGAGTGTGGTTTTtccactttttattattattatattgctaatatcatataattattagaaaaaaatgcattttttggaatagaaatctgttgtaacattttttgtctttaatgtcacttttgatcaatttaatgcatcctcgctgaataaaagtatacatttttgaatgctgtttttcattcatgcatgcatgtgttttttgATTGTACTGTGGTGTGTGTCTCAGCCATGTGTTCTCCACCCTGCGCTCATGGAGGATCCTGTATGAGGTGGAACGTCTGTCTGTGTCGTCCGGGCTGGACGGGTGAAGGCTGCCACACAGGTAATGACTGACTGCATCtgacactcacacaaacacacacaaacacacacatgattatgatgtgtgtgtttcagcCGTGTGTGAGCTGCCATGTGCAAATGGCGGACGTTGTGTCGCTCCAAACACCTGCCAGTGTCCCTCCGACTACAGCGGACCGCAGTGTCTCATCCgtgagtttgtgtgtttgttgcatttaaagcattcttttctgtagatgtgtgtgtgtgtactgaaggtgtgtgtgtgtgtgtctgcagcgCTGTGTTCTCCTCCATGTGTGAATGGAGGGAAGTGTGTGGACATCAACACCTGCAGCTGCTCAGACGGATGGACAGGAGCTCGCTGTCAGATAGGTGAACAAATA
This is a stretch of genomic DNA from Labeo rohita strain BAU-BD-2019 chromosome 20, IGBB_LRoh.1.0, whole genome shotgun sequence. It encodes these proteins:
- the si:ch211-221n20.8 gene encoding fibrillin-3, with product MSVRRCLSVFLMLFVALSAEQEENEVLKYSDTQHTTDQIEVTFSTGNLSDTTYKPPLPDVDECHQGDPGPCGYHANCTNTPGSYLCSCFRGYLMSAEGCTDVDECALAAVTGLQACGSGAVCTNTPGSFTCSCPPGFVLALDLHNCVDVDECNFEESCRRELGNVCVNTDGSYTCVCQTGFREDRAACLDVDECVEEQHVCAGRGECENTLGSYRCVCRRGYRGNGTHCTDINECLSGDHGCDVNARCGNIIGSYFCQCLQGYSGDGHSCYDVDECAQDNGICEHECMNQPGKYSCVCSTGYTITADLHNCTDVDECVSSNDTCEQTCTNTAGSFLCSCRGGYQLHIDGRSCVDIDECKLQNGGCSHECTNTPGGHECHCPFPLLLDHRNTTCVNVTSCALRNGGCDHICSLGAEGRIHCTCRAGWELSTDQRTCIDVDECVSFNGGCEQVCVNHAGGFNCSCRSGFESRKDDPSKCQPLCDPACLNSGVCVAPNTCDCPAGYPGPGCSAMCSPPCAHGGSCMRWNVCLCRPGWTGEGCHTAVCELPCANGGRCVAPNTCQCPSDYSGPQCLIPLCSPPCVNGGKCVDINTCSCSDGWTGARCQIEPVRCVSACRNGGVCVGLNRCQCVGGFTGSLCETAVTTPCVPPCQHGSICGPLNTCVCPTGTSGIRCEKLTCPVVTTVVSMARAVRKGFRESYVDRCGPLGVQLCTKYRINQARVYLQAYRVGYKIQCPDKTR